The stretch of DNA TTCAGCTGTTTGAGGCGGATCGCTGCGCTCAGGCCCGCCGGGCCGGCACCAACGATGACCACATCGTATTCCATGGCTTCGCGTTCGATCTCGGACATTACTCCAAATCCTTTCTCAGGGCGTGCCGGCATTCCGGCTGGCAATAAAGTTGCGCTGTGGTAGCGCGCAGTGAAGCATATCGTCAATTGAAAGATGAGGCTAAATACGGCAGAAAACGGCATTTTGACGCGTATCAGAAGCAGATTGCACGCAACGTTACCATCCTCTATTGCATTCGCTGTTTCGCTTAGGGCAATCTGGCGCGAAGATTTGTGAATGAATGATGTGCCGCAGTCAGGCGGTAAGGACATAAAAGGGGGCGCTCAAAATGGAAAAAATTCCGATGACCCATAAGGGTTATTCTGAGCTTGAAGTCGAGTTGAAGAAACTGAAATCAGAGGAACGTCCGGCGATCATTCGTGCCATTGCCGAGGCGCGTGAGCACGGCGATCTGTCCGAGAATGCCGAATATCACTCGGCCAAGGAAAAACAGTCGTTCATCGAAGGCCGGATCAAAGAGCTGGAGGGCGTCATCAGCCTTGCAGATGTGATTGATACCGCCAGCCTGAAAGGCGCGATCAAATTTGGCGCGACCGTAACACTGGTAGACGAAGACACAGATGCAGAGAAAACCTATCAGATCGTAGGTGAATATGAGGCCAGCATCGAAAATGGGCTTTTGAACATCAAATCGCCGATTGCTCGCGCCCTGATCGGCAAAGAAGAGGGCGATAGTGTTGAAGTGCGTACGCCGGGTGGCGAAAAATCTTATGAAGTGCTAAAGGTTGCCTATATTTGATTTAGGCAAAAAAACATGTCGGACCGGCCTGAGACTTCCCCGACGTCGTTGGGAATTTATGACAAATTGAGCAAGGCTCGGATCACCGGAGTGGAGGTGATCGCCCTTGTGTTATCTGTTCTGTGGCTGAGCGCTGCAGGGCTTTTCTTTCTGTTGATTCCTTCAAGCGATGCAACCGGATCGTCCGGTAATTTGCTGCAATTTGTCATGACGATGTTGGCAATTTTTCTACCGTTAGCCATGATATGGGTGGCAGCTGTAGCGGCGCGATCTTCGCGTGTGATGCGTGAAGAGAGTAAGCGCCTGCAATCTGCCATTGATGCTATTCGCCAAGCATATGTGACGCAAAATCAAACACGTAACACTGTTTCAGAGGCCTCGGTTGCGCGTAAGTTGGACGAAATTGCAGCGGCGCAGCGCAAGACAGAAACGGCGATTGCAACCTTTTCGACCTCTCGCGGGTCGGCGGCGGTTTTTAAACCTCGTGCAACGATGGTGGCGACCGGTGGAAAAGAAGATCAGGCGGCTTTGCCTTTGGGTACAAGTGCCGAAGATATTCTGCCGCCATTGGAGCGGAAAGACTTTATCCGGGCGCTGAATTTTCCGGAGACGGTGAATGACAAGGAAGGGTTTGCGGCTTTGCGCCGGGCGCTGAAAGATCGTTCGGCCTCGCAGCTGATTCAGGCGTCTCAGGACGTGCTGACGCTGTTGTCACAAGAAGGCATTTATATGGATGACCTACGCCCGGATATGGCACGGCCCGAGGTTTGGCGCCGGTTCGCCGAAGGAGAACGAGGGCGTGCAATTGCTACACTTGGTGGGGTTCGGGACCGCTCATCTTTGGCCCTGGCAGGGGCAAGAATGCGCAATGATGGGATCTTTCGGGACGCAGCGCATCATTTCTTGCGCCGGTTTGATGCGATGTTTGCCCAATTCGCGGAAACGGCAACAGATACAGAGATTTCCGAACTGGCTGACACACGGACAGCACGCGCCTTTATGTTGTTGGGCCGTGTGGCCGGAACGTTTAACTAATTGGTAACGAGTCGATAACCTGTTGCAGCTACAAACCTTTTCGGCAATGATGCCGGACTGAGGGGAGAAAATCATGCGTAAGTTTCTTGTCGTCTTGGACGAAAGCCGGGAATGTCTGAATGCCATGCGGTTCGCTGCGATGCGGGCGGCACACACCGGTGGTGGTGTCGAAGTTTTGGCGGTGATTCCCCCTGAGGAGTTCAACCACTGGATCGGTGTGGGCGACATCATGCGTGAAGAGGCGCGCGAGCGGATTCAGGTGCATTATGAAGTGTTTGCCAAGTGGATGCGCGACAAGCAGGGTGTTGAACCCGAGCTGGTCATTCGCGAAGGTGTACCAGTGACCGAGATCATGGCGCAG from Roseovarius sp. EL26 encodes:
- the greA gene encoding transcription elongation factor GreA; the protein is MEKIPMTHKGYSELEVELKKLKSEERPAIIRAIAEAREHGDLSENAEYHSAKEKQSFIEGRIKELEGVISLADVIDTASLKGAIKFGATVTLVDEDTDAEKTYQIVGEYEASIENGLLNIKSPIARALIGKEEGDSVEVRTPGGEKSYEVLKVAYI
- a CDS encoding universal stress protein produces the protein MRKFLVVLDESRECLNAMRFAAMRAAHTGGGVEVLAVIPPEEFNHWIGVGDIMREEARERIQVHYEVFAKWMRDKQGVEPELVIREGVPVTEIMAQVHDDPEIGVLVLGAGTDKKGPGPLVTQLSKNSGSLPIPITIVPGDLSKERLEAIT